Proteins co-encoded in one Dehalogenimonas sp. WBC-2 genomic window:
- the ndrR gene encoding ribonucleotide reductase transcriptional regulator NrdR: protein MNCPNCQQNDFKVVDSREVEDGIRRRRECLGCGYRFTTYERIQPTAVYVTKKDGRREEWSKDKLLSGLHKACEKRPLPVGTVDRLAEDIEAELIETGRAEIPSTAIGDKVMEKLKAVDNIAYIRFASVYRKFTDVTEFKEMVDKLVSRPDADALTQLPLLLDTADRKMKRRKGHDAAVIR from the coding sequence ATGAATTGCCCCAATTGCCAACAAAATGATTTCAAAGTGGTGGACTCGCGTGAGGTTGAGGACGGCATCCGCCGCCGCCGCGAATGTCTTGGTTGCGGCTATCGTTTCACAACATATGAGCGTATTCAGCCCACCGCCGTCTATGTCACTAAAAAAGACGGCCGCCGTGAGGAATGGAGCAAGGACAAGCTGCTTTCCGGCCTGCACAAGGCCTGTGAAAAACGGCCGCTGCCGGTAGGCACGGTGGATAGACTGGCTGAGGACATTGAGGCGGAACTGATTGAGACCGGCCGCGCTGAGATCCCCTCCACCGCCATCGGTGACAAGGTGATGGAAAAGCTCAAAGCGGTAGACAACATCGCCTACATCCGCTTTGCCTCGGTCTACCGCAAATTCACCGATGTCACCGAGTTCAAGGAAATGGTGGATAAGCTGGTCAGCCGCCCCGATGCCGACGCACTTACCCAGCTACCTTTATTGTTGGACACCGCCGACAGGAAAATGAAACGGAGAAAAGGCCATGACGCCGCAGTTATCAGGTAG
- a CDS encoding uptake hydrogenase small subunit precursor, translated as MDIAKLRKPELSRRDFIKVAGMTATYLGLSQALTPQIVQALESTSGKPAVIWLEGSGCTGCTESFLNNLEPSATSLLLDTISLRYHETAMAASGHQANAALEDTIAEGGYVLVIEGSIPLAQDGRFCTVGGKPFTQIVRESAKNAAVIICVGSCATFGGIPRSGPTDSVGYLYRGKELHHYFDDVGAKPVINLPTCPLHNERLVATIVHYLTFGTAPEMDSFHRPLAFYGKLQHDNCTRRGQYESRHFLTDYNDPKQQGYCLILKGCKGPVAMQDCWERLWNNRGNYCINAGIPCVACSNPEFYEETSPLYAHDYDFGLPPK; from the coding sequence ATGGATATTGCGAAACTAAGGAAACCGGAACTCTCCCGCCGAGATTTCATTAAAGTCGCCGGTATGACGGCAACATACCTTGGCTTGAGCCAGGCGCTGACACCTCAGATAGTGCAGGCGCTGGAAAGCACCAGCGGCAAGCCGGCCGTGATCTGGCTGGAAGGTTCAGGCTGTACCGGTTGTACCGAATCTTTCCTGAACAACCTGGAACCCAGCGCCACCTCTTTACTGCTGGATACCATTTCCCTGCGTTATCATGAAACTGCCATGGCGGCCTCCGGCCATCAGGCTAATGCTGCTTTAGAGGACACTATCGCTGAGGGCGGTTATGTTCTGGTGATTGAAGGCTCAATTCCGCTGGCTCAGGACGGACGGTTCTGCACGGTCGGCGGCAAGCCATTCACCCAGATTGTCCGGGAGTCAGCCAAGAACGCGGCAGTGATTATCTGTGTCGGTTCCTGCGCCACTTTTGGCGGTATCCCGCGTTCCGGCCCGACCGATTCTGTTGGCTATCTCTACCGCGGCAAGGAATTACATCATTATTTTGATGATGTCGGCGCCAAACCGGTCATCAACCTGCCCACCTGCCCGTTACATAACGAGCGGCTGGTAGCGACAATCGTTCATTACCTGACCTTCGGCACTGCTCCGGAGATGGACTCTTTCCACCGGCCGCTGGCTTTCTACGGCAAGCTACAGCATGACAATTGCACCCGCCGCGGTCAATATGAATCCCGGCACTTCCTGACTGATTACAACGATCCAAAGCAACAGGGTTACTGTCTGATCCTCAAAGGCTGTAAAGGCCCGGTGGCCATGCAGGACTGCTGGGAGCGCCTGTGGAATAACCGCGGCAATTACTGCATCAACGCTGGCATCCCCTGCGTAGCCTGTTCCAATCCGGAATTCTACGAAGAGACCAGCCCCTTGTATGCTCACGACTATGACTTCGGTCTGCCGCCAAAGTAA
- a CDS encoding uptake hydrogenase large subunit, which yields MTRIVVDPLTRIEGHLRIEVEVENGVITDAWSAGTMARGIEVLLQGKDPWDAPYVTSRVCGVCEGVHNIASSQAMEDAFGIELTEAGRLMRNIFSAGYYVHDHFIHFYVLSALDFLDIMAIAEYKGSDPGLLAIKSKIVGLVMAGDTSPFTPRYQPDEFSVSDPETVTTLVSHYLRAVELKAKSQKMLSYLTGIQPHPNAMNVGGCTATPSVETLRDLRNLWVEQAEFVNNVYLPDVLAVGYGPLLPLAASAFGATAGNYLAYPMLPQGSPSAAGDNSFGGSNPMFKGGVIMATGPRGSLADIGPVNVAPVDYDQITESVTNSWYDYPAGVNKIHPSEGVTKFNLDKSGAYSFMKAPRYDSQPMEVGPLARGMVNKFPQLDAFFKAGGREGVVARHLSRAVISKMIIDEGLAWIDRLIEMRVAGPLVGMHEKAVPRTGRGMGVWDAPRGALGHWVEVDNHRIKNYQLVVPSTWNAGPRDENGVKGPYEQALIGAPVPDIDNPINVVRIIRSFDPCIACAVHLIDPHTNDIKVVKIS from the coding sequence ATGACGCGCATTGTCGTTGATCCGTTAACCAGAATTGAAGGCCACCTCCGGATTGAGGTTGAAGTTGAGAATGGAGTGATCACTGATGCCTGGTCTGCCGGTACCATGGCGCGCGGCATTGAAGTGTTGCTTCAGGGCAAAGATCCCTGGGATGCCCCCTATGTCACCAGCCGTGTTTGCGGTGTGTGCGAAGGCGTTCATAACATCGCTTCATCCCAAGCCATGGAAGACGCTTTCGGCATTGAATTGACCGAGGCCGGCCGCCTGATGCGCAATATTTTTTCTGCCGGTTATTATGTCCATGACCATTTTATTCACTTCTATGTCCTTTCAGCCCTTGATTTCCTGGATATCATGGCTATTGCTGAATATAAGGGCAGTGACCCCGGTCTGCTGGCTATCAAGTCCAAGATAGTGGGACTGGTAATGGCCGGAGATACCTCACCCTTTACCCCGCGCTATCAACCTGATGAGTTTTCAGTCAGCGACCCCGAGACGGTAACCACACTGGTGTCTCATTACCTGCGCGCGGTGGAACTGAAGGCTAAGTCTCAGAAGATGTTGTCTTATCTAACCGGCATTCAGCCGCATCCCAATGCCATGAATGTCGGTGGCTGCACTGCCACCCCCAGCGTGGAAACACTGAGAGATCTGCGCAATCTGTGGGTGGAGCAGGCTGAGTTTGTCAATAACGTTTACCTGCCTGATGTACTGGCGGTGGGCTACGGTCCTTTGCTGCCACTGGCGGCTTCTGCCTTCGGCGCTACTGCCGGCAACTATCTGGCTTACCCGATGCTGCCACAGGGCAGCCCGAGCGCCGCTGGAGACAACTCTTTTGGCGGTTCCAATCCTATGTTCAAGGGTGGCGTTATTATGGCCACCGGGCCCCGCGGTTCGCTGGCTGATATTGGACCGGTTAATGTTGCGCCGGTGGATTATGATCAGATTACCGAATCAGTAACCAACTCTTGGTACGATTATCCGGCAGGGGTGAACAAAATCCACCCGTCTGAGGGTGTCACCAAGTTTAATCTGGATAAATCCGGAGCTTATTCATTCATGAAAGCCCCGCGCTATGATTCACAACCAATGGAAGTCGGGCCGCTGGCACGCGGCATGGTCAACAAATTCCCGCAACTGGATGCCTTCTTCAAAGCCGGTGGACGGGAGGGCGTGGTCGCCCGGCATTTGAGCCGCGCGGTTATTTCCAAGATGATTATCGATGAAGGATTGGCCTGGATTGATCGGTTGATTGAGATGAGAGTGGCCGGGCCGCTGGTGGGCATGCACGAAAAAGCTGTACCCCGGACAGGGCGAGGTATGGGCGTCTGGGACGCACCCCGCGGCGCTTTGGGTCACTGGGTGGAAGTGGATAACCACCGTATCAAGAACTACCAGCTGGTAGTTCCGTCTACCTGGAATGCCGGTCCCCGTGATGAGAACGGCGTAAAAGGTCCTTATGAGCAGGCGCTCATCGGTGCGCCGGTACCGGACATTGACAACCCGATAAATGTGGTGCGCATTATCCGATCCTTTGACCCGTGCATTGCCTGTGCCGTCCACCTGATTGATCCGCATACCAATGATATTAAAGTAGTCAAGATATCCTGA
- a CDS encoding hydrogenase maturation protease, which yields MLNIEPTENVLILGIGNVALGDEGFGIHVARRLKDTSFPANVRVEEGAVAGFDLLGTLTDVDRLIVIDAMILDLALGEIAFMDLDAGFNAINKTNMSFHQVGIVELLQISSLVGKTPRVHFLVTKPDKMEWSFELSPMVAQAADKAAAFLQQKLAINHITSE from the coding sequence ATGCTGAATATTGAGCCGACAGAAAATGTTTTAATCCTGGGAATAGGCAATGTAGCCTTGGGCGATGAAGGTTTCGGCATTCATGTTGCCCGAAGATTGAAAGACACCAGCTTTCCGGCTAACGTCAGGGTTGAAGAAGGTGCGGTGGCCGGGTTTGATCTACTGGGAACGCTGACTGATGTTGACAGGCTCATCGTTATTGATGCCATGATATTGGACCTGGCTCTGGGTGAAATAGCTTTCATGGATCTGGATGCCGGATTTAACGCCATCAATAAAACCAACATGTCTTTTCACCAGGTGGGAATAGTAGAGTTGTTGCAGATTTCTTCTCTGGTAGGCAAAACACCGCGGGTTCACTTTTTGGTCACCAAGCCGGATAAGATGGAATGGAGCTTTGAATTGTCTCCAATGGTGGCTCAGGCAGCCGATAAAGCAGCGGCATTTTTGCAGCAAAAACTGGCGATCAACCACATCACCAGCGAATAG